The Halogeometricum rufum genome has a segment encoding these proteins:
- a CDS encoding NADPH:quinone reductase — protein sequence MRAVRFHEHGGPDVLTVEDIEEPEPGHGEVVVEAGAVGVNPVDTYFREGAYPVPDLPFVPGSDFAGTVVSVGEGVEEFAFGDRVFGTGLGNGRSGTYAEQVVAPVEMLAHLPEDVALADAAALALVGTTAWQALVHHADVEPGETVLIHGGSGGVGHVAIQLAETMGARVVATASPDHHETLEELGADAVFDYRRDDLERVLSEAGAPDVILDTHMDRYLQLNANVAADGARIVGVGNDTAEGGFDDIGVTKSKELRYQFMSMFNTRDQSAVLARLADLLLRGDVAPVLHETYSLENADEAQRSVLHDSFVGKLVLSP from the coding sequence ATGCGCGCAGTCAGGTTTCACGAACACGGTGGACCGGACGTACTGACAGTCGAGGACATCGAGGAACCGGAACCGGGGCACGGCGAGGTGGTGGTCGAGGCGGGTGCCGTCGGCGTCAACCCGGTGGACACGTACTTCCGCGAGGGCGCGTACCCCGTGCCCGACCTCCCCTTCGTACCGGGGTCGGACTTCGCCGGCACCGTCGTCAGCGTCGGCGAGGGCGTCGAGGAGTTCGCGTTCGGCGACCGGGTGTTCGGCACCGGCCTCGGCAACGGTCGGTCGGGGACGTACGCCGAACAGGTGGTCGCGCCCGTCGAGATGCTCGCGCACCTCCCCGAGGACGTGGCGCTGGCCGACGCGGCGGCCCTCGCACTCGTCGGCACGACGGCGTGGCAGGCGCTCGTCCACCACGCGGACGTCGAACCCGGCGAGACGGTCCTGATTCACGGCGGAAGCGGCGGCGTCGGTCACGTCGCGATTCAACTCGCGGAGACGATGGGCGCGCGCGTCGTCGCCACGGCGTCGCCCGACCACCACGAGACACTCGAAGAACTCGGCGCGGACGCCGTCTTCGACTACCGCCGCGACGACCTCGAACGCGTCCTCTCGGAGGCGGGCGCGCCGGACGTGATTCTCGACACCCACATGGACCGATACCTGCAGTTGAACGCGAACGTCGCGGCCGACGGCGCCCGCATCGTCGGCGTCGGCAACGACACCGCCGAAGGGGGCTTCGACGACATCGGCGTCACCAAGAGCAAGGAACTGCGCTACCAGTTCATGTCGATGTTCAACACCCGCGACCAGAGCGCCGTCCTCGCGCGCCTCGCCGACCTGTTGCTCCGCGGCGACGTCGCCCCCGTCCTCCACGAGACGTACAGCCTCGAAAACGCGGACGAGGCCCAGCGCTCCGTCCTCCACGATAGTTTCGTCGGGAAGTTGGTCCTCTCTCCCTGA
- a CDS encoding SDR family NAD(P)-dependent oxidoreductase, with the protein MGVLDRFRLDGETAIVTGGNRGIGRAIAQALAEAGADVVVANRDEESGRVAAAEIAESTGAETLAVAVDVADEASVEAMVDATLAKFGDVDVLVNNAGIVVHEGIEEMTLAEWNSVIATNLTGVFLCSKYAGAPMVAGDGGAIVSVSSMSAYVANYPQRQVSYNASKGGVESFTRQLASEWAEHDVRVNTVAPGYVRTDNTDQADAVDPDIDEVWTSEMLMDDIAPPEDVAPTVVYLASDAARYVTGASVVVDGGYTVR; encoded by the coding sequence ATGGGAGTTCTCGACAGGTTCAGACTCGACGGCGAGACGGCGATCGTGACCGGCGGCAACCGCGGCATCGGCCGGGCCATCGCGCAGGCACTCGCGGAGGCGGGCGCGGACGTGGTCGTCGCCAACCGGGACGAGGAGTCGGGACGCGTCGCCGCCGCCGAGATAGCCGAGTCGACGGGCGCGGAGACGCTGGCCGTCGCGGTGGACGTGGCCGACGAGGCGTCCGTGGAGGCGATGGTGGACGCGACGCTGGCGAAGTTCGGCGACGTGGACGTCCTCGTGAACAACGCGGGCATCGTCGTCCACGAGGGCATCGAGGAGATGACGCTGGCGGAGTGGAACTCGGTGATAGCGACGAACCTCACGGGCGTGTTCCTCTGCTCGAAGTACGCGGGCGCGCCGATGGTCGCCGGCGACGGCGGGGCCATCGTCAGCGTCTCCTCGATGTCCGCGTACGTCGCCAACTACCCCCAGCGACAGGTCTCGTACAACGCCTCGAAGGGCGGCGTCGAGTCGTTCACCCGGCAGTTGGCCTCCGAGTGGGCCGAACACGACGTGCGCGTGAACACCGTCGCCCCGGGGTACGTCCGCACCGACAACACCGACCAGGCCGACGCCGTGGACCCGGACATCGACGAGGTGTGGACGTCGGAGATGCTGATGGACGACATCGCGCCGCCGGAAGACGTCGCGCCCACCGTCGTCTACCTCGCCAGCGACGCCGCTCGGTACGTCACCGGCGCGTCCGTCGTCGTCGACGGCGGGTACACGGTCCGCTAA
- a CDS encoding CPBP family intramembrane glutamic endopeptidase gives MRAFLPLVLTFLALAVVQTAIRARFEHPAREPLELLGLSAILVAGVLVSARLVDRRPVSEYGLSLGRRWWKSFAVAGGVGTAVNAGALAVSVGAGWASVTGYVQSPGVLSFLPATAVTFALVAVAASWEEFVFRAAMLKNVAEGAESTLGRVPAVVVGVLLSSLVFAALHGGKVDDPAQYGYYLEAGLLFGTVYALTGDLSLPVGFHVFYNYTQGLFGLGVSQATPELVALELVGPAAWVGEEGLVHVVFAAVGGALLVAYVRWRDGPLRVRDRLTRWTPTTARGGNPDDRREPSAE, from the coding sequence GTGCGAGCGTTTCTGCCACTCGTCCTGACGTTTCTCGCCCTCGCGGTCGTGCAGACTGCAATCAGAGCACGGTTCGAGCATCCGGCCCGCGAACCGCTCGAACTGCTGGGACTGTCGGCTATCCTCGTCGCCGGCGTCCTCGTCAGTGCGCGACTGGTCGACCGGCGACCGGTCTCGGAGTACGGCCTCTCGCTCGGACGTCGGTGGTGGAAGTCGTTCGCCGTCGCCGGGGGAGTCGGAACGGCCGTCAACGCCGGAGCGCTCGCCGTCTCGGTCGGCGCCGGCTGGGCGTCCGTCACCGGGTACGTGCAGTCGCCGGGCGTCCTCTCGTTTCTCCCGGCGACGGCGGTGACGTTCGCCCTCGTCGCCGTCGCCGCGAGTTGGGAGGAGTTCGTCTTCCGGGCCGCGATGCTGAAGAACGTCGCGGAGGGGGCGGAGAGCACCCTCGGCCGGGTGCCGGCCGTGGTCGTCGGCGTCCTCCTCAGTTCGCTCGTGTTCGCCGCCCTCCACGGCGGAAAAGTCGACGACCCGGCGCAGTACGGCTACTACCTGGAAGCCGGACTGCTGTTCGGTACCGTGTACGCCCTCACGGGCGACCTCTCGTTACCGGTCGGATTCCACGTGTTCTACAACTACACGCAGGGGCTGTTCGGCCTCGGCGTCTCGCAGGCGACGCCCGAACTCGTCGCCCTCGAACTCGTCGGGCCGGCCGCGTGGGTCGGTGAGGAGGGACTCGTCCACGTCGTCTTCGCCGCCGTCGGCGGCGCACTCCTCGTGGCGTACGTCCGTTGGCGAGATGGCCCCCTCCGGGTACGTGACCGTCTGACCCGATGGACTCCGACTACCGCACGCGGAGGGAACCCCGACGACCGCCGAGAACCGTCGGCGGAGTGA
- a CDS encoding inorganic phosphate transporter: protein MISVLLVAGVLVAMFVAYNIGGSTTGPAFGPAVGADAISKPVAAALMGVFFFLGAWTLGRNVVTKLGSELVVDTGIFTLESSIAVLFFIGVALLVGNVYGVPASTSMTAVGAIAGLGLAGGVLDLAVMGEIVVWWVVSPIVGFWVSLIIGRYFYARLNGLVAMDRSTGPLFDVDRSGLVPVPRVHRTTNRRELAGTFTVVAIGCLMAFSSGTSNIANAVAPLVGSGELAMNPAIVFGGVAVTVGAFTIARRTLETMGSDITELPLTAAIVVASVSSTLVVFLSALGIPASFVIIATMSIVGLGWGRATRPMTAPEVVTGDGGSPVTVDALAADEEGETLPPIGAEDAEDIPSPGALFNPVTTARVVMMQNVVPAIATAGAYLTFRFVPIFGF, encoded by the coding sequence GTGATAAGCGTACTCCTCGTCGCTGGCGTGCTCGTGGCGATGTTCGTCGCCTACAACATCGGTGGGTCGACCACGGGGCCGGCGTTCGGTCCGGCGGTCGGAGCCGACGCCATCTCCAAGCCCGTCGCCGCGGCACTGATGGGCGTGTTCTTCTTCCTCGGCGCCTGGACGCTCGGTCGGAACGTCGTGACGAAACTCGGAAGCGAACTGGTCGTCGACACCGGTATCTTCACGCTCGAATCCTCTATCGCGGTGCTCTTCTTCATCGGCGTCGCACTCTTGGTCGGGAACGTCTACGGCGTGCCGGCCTCGACGTCGATGACCGCCGTGGGTGCCATCGCCGGTCTCGGACTGGCCGGTGGCGTGTTGGACCTCGCCGTGATGGGGGAGATAGTCGTCTGGTGGGTCGTCTCGCCCATCGTCGGGTTCTGGGTCTCGCTGATCATCGGCCGATACTTCTACGCACGGCTGAACGGGTTGGTCGCGATGGACCGCAGTACGGGACCGCTGTTCGACGTCGACCGGTCCGGCCTCGTCCCCGTCCCGCGCGTTCACCGGACGACCAACCGCCGGGAACTCGCCGGGACGTTCACCGTCGTCGCCATCGGCTGTCTGATGGCGTTCTCCTCGGGCACCTCGAACATCGCCAACGCCGTCGCACCGCTGGTCGGCAGCGGCGAGTTGGCGATGAACCCTGCCATCGTCTTCGGCGGCGTCGCCGTCACCGTCGGGGCGTTCACCATCGCCCGACGGACGCTGGAGACGATGGGCAGCGACATCACGGAGCTACCGCTGACCGCGGCCATCGTCGTCGCGTCGGTCTCCTCGACGCTGGTCGTCTTCCTCTCGGCGCTCGGCATCCCCGCGAGCTTCGTCATCATCGCGACGATGTCCATCGTCGGACTGGGCTGGGGGCGAGCGACTCGACCGATGACCGCTCCCGAGGTGGTCACCGGCGACGGCGGGTCGCCGGTCACGGTCGACGCGCTAGCGGCCGACGAGGAGGGCGAGACGCTTCCGCCCATCGGCGCGGAGGACGCCGAGGACATCCCCAGCCCGGGGGCGCTGTTCAACCCGGTGACGACCGCTCGGGTCGTCATGATGCAGAACGTCGTGCCGGCCATCGCGACGGCCGGTGCCTACCTCACGTTCCGGTTCGTCCCGATATTCGGGTTCTGA